The Anolis carolinensis isolate JA03-04 chromosome 2, rAnoCar3.1.pri, whole genome shotgun sequence genome has a window encoding:
- the LOC134297166 gene encoding uncharacterized protein LOC134297166, which translates to MEPCADGEALALDGCVVKVRSMEPCADGEALALNGCVVKVRSMEPCADGEALALDGCVVKVRSMEPCADGEALALDGCVVKVRSMEPCADGEALALNGCVVKVRSMEPCADGEALALDGCVVKVRSMEPCADGEALALDGCVVKVRSMEPCADGEALALDGCVVKVRSMEPCADGEALALNGCVVKVRSMEPCADGEALALDGCVVKVRSMEPCADGEALALNGCVVKVRSMEPCADGEALALDGCVVKVRSMEPCADGEALALDGCPPKPRFALNKH; encoded by the exons atggaaccctgcgcagacggggaagccttagcattggacggttgtgttgtgaaagtgcgaagtatggaaccctgcgcagacggggaagccttagcattgaacggttgtgttgtgaaagtgcgaagtatggaaccctgcgcagacggggaagccttagcattggacggttgtgttgtgaaagtgcgaagtatggaaccctgcgcagacggggaagccttagcactggacggttgtgttgtgaaagtgcgaagtatggaaccctgcgcagacggggaagccttagcattgaacggttgtgttgtgaaagtgcgaagtatggaaccctgcgcagacggggaagccttagcattggacggttgtgttgtgaaagtgcgaagtatggaaccctgcgcagacggggaagccttagcattggacggttgtgttgtgaaagtgcgaagtatggaaccctgcgcagacggggaagccttagcactggacggttgtgttgtgaaagtgcgaagtatggaaccctgcgcagacggggaagccttagcattgaacggttgtgttgtgaaagtgcgaagtatggaaccctgcgcagacggggaagccttagcattggacggttgtgttgtgaaagtgcgaagtatggaaccctgcgcagacggggaagccttagcattgaacggttgtgttgtgaaagtgcgaagtatggaaccctgcgcagacggggaagccttagcattggacggttgtgttgtgaaagtgcgaagtatggaaccctgcgcagacggggaagccttagcactggacggttgt CCTCCAAAGCCCCGTTTTGCTCTAAACAAGCATTGA